From Alphaproteobacteria bacterium, the proteins below share one genomic window:
- the thiD gene encoding bifunctional hydroxymethylpyrimidine kinase/phosphomethylpyrimidine kinase yields MQGRVLIIAGSDSSGGAGIQADIKTVTALGGYAMTAITALTAQNTLGVTGIHPVPADFLHLQIAACLNDIGADTIKTGMLHSAEVITTIVESLHNCKAPLVVDPVMIAKGDAPLIQQAAIQSLQSDLLPLAALVTPNIPEAEILSGINIRNKTDMQHAAKAILKHGPKAVLIKGGHLDSGLITDILLTDSHMLEYTNPRIETRHTHGTGCSLASAIATGLAQGKKLKDAVEIANQYVYEAIRTAPGFGGGHGPLNHSWTLGSKQNKKDKAA; encoded by the coding sequence ATGCAAGGCCGAGTCCTAATTATCGCCGGATCTGACAGCAGCGGCGGAGCCGGTATCCAAGCCGATATCAAAACCGTTACCGCGCTTGGCGGCTATGCCATGACGGCCATCACCGCCCTTACCGCGCAAAACACGTTGGGCGTTACTGGTATCCACCCTGTCCCGGCCGATTTTTTGCACCTGCAAATCGCGGCATGCCTAAACGATATTGGCGCAGACACCATTAAAACCGGCATGCTGCATAGCGCCGAGGTTATTACAACCATTGTAGAATCATTGCATAATTGCAAGGCGCCTTTGGTGGTGGATCCCGTTATGATTGCCAAAGGCGATGCGCCATTGATTCAGCAAGCAGCCATTCAAAGTCTGCAATCGGATCTATTGCCTTTGGCGGCGCTGGTTACGCCCAATATTCCCGAGGCGGAGATTCTGTCCGGCATAAACATTCGTAACAAAACCGATATGCAACATGCGGCAAAAGCAATCCTGAAACATGGGCCTAAAGCGGTCTTGATCAAAGGCGGACATTTGGATTCCGGCCTTATAACCGATATTCTGCTAACCGATAGCCACATGTTGGAATACACTAACCCGCGGATCGAGACGCGCCATACCCATGGCACAGGATGCAGTCTTGCTTCCGCCATCGCAACCGGGTTGGCGCAAGGAAAGAAACTGAAAGATGCGGTAGAAATTGCCAATCAGTATGTTTACGAAGCTATTCGCACCGCCCCTGGATTCGGCGGCGGCCACGGACCGTTAAACCATTCATGGACCTTGGGCAGCAAGCAAAATAAGAAAGATAAAGCCGCCTAA
- a CDS encoding phosphoglucosamine mutase: MTQRQYFGTDGIRGKANEGSMTPEIATRVAMAAAYVLSHQNGNPRRGHKRVLIGKDTRLSGYLIEPALTAGFISAGMDVLLVGPMPTPAIAHLTNAMRCDLGVMISASHNPFQDNGIKLFGPDGYKLSDAKELEIEAAMNLPPEQLRAKSEDLGRAQRLDDALGRYIEFAKATFPNDLRLDGLRVVVDCANGAAYKAAPTVLWELGAEVITIGTKPDGLNINKDCGAVHPEAMQEQVVTHKADIGIALDGDADRLIVADELGQIVDGDQILAMIAESWSKNGRIKQKSVVATVMSNMGLEQFLQGLNLSLVRTKVGDRYVVEEMRSKDLNIGGEQSGHIVLSDYATTGDGLIAALQVLAVLVQSKQKASQICQRFKPYPQLLKNVSIANSNILDHKDVKTAIQAGEQTLGNKGRLLIRKSGTEPLLRVMAEGENQAILDKVVDDIIAAIKKAG; the protein is encoded by the coding sequence ATGACCCAAAGACAATATTTCGGCACGGACGGCATTCGCGGCAAGGCGAATGAAGGGTCCATGACCCCGGAAATCGCAACGCGCGTGGCCATGGCCGCAGCGTATGTTTTATCGCATCAAAATGGCAACCCCCGGCGTGGCCACAAACGCGTTTTAATTGGCAAGGATACGCGCCTGTCTGGTTATTTGATTGAACCTGCATTGACCGCCGGATTTATTTCCGCCGGCATGGACGTGTTACTGGTTGGCCCGATGCCAACGCCAGCCATCGCCCATTTAACTAATGCTATGCGGTGCGATTTGGGCGTGATGATTTCCGCCTCGCATAATCCATTTCAAGATAATGGTATCAAATTATTCGGACCCGACGGATATAAATTAAGCGATGCCAAGGAATTGGAAATCGAAGCGGCAATGAACCTGCCGCCGGAACAATTACGCGCCAAGTCCGAGGATCTGGGCCGCGCGCAACGGTTGGATGATGCGCTGGGCCGTTACATTGAATTTGCCAAGGCCACATTCCCCAATGATTTGCGTTTAGATGGGTTACGCGTAGTAGTGGATTGCGCCAATGGCGCGGCATACAAGGCAGCGCCGACGGTATTATGGGAATTGGGCGCCGAGGTGATTACGATTGGCACCAAGCCGGATGGTTTGAATATCAACAAAGATTGCGGCGCGGTTCATCCCGAAGCCATGCAAGAACAAGTGGTCACCCATAAAGCCGATATCGGTATTGCGTTAGATGGCGATGCGGATCGATTGATTGTGGCGGACGAATTGGGCCAGATCGTCGATGGCGATCAGATTCTGGCGATGATTGCCGAATCCTGGTCCAAGAATGGCCGCATCAAACAAAAAAGCGTCGTGGCCACCGTGATGTCCAACATGGGATTGGAACAGTTTTTACAAGGATTGAATTTATCTTTGGTACGCACCAAAGTGGGCGACCGTTATGTGGTCGAAGAAATGCGCAGCAAAGATTTAAATATCGGCGGCGAACAATCCGGTCATATCGTATTGTCGGATTATGCCACTACCGGCGATGGATTAATCGCCGCCCTGCAAGTTTTGGCGGTATTGGTACAATCGAAACAAAAAGCATCGCAAATTTGCCAGCGATTCAAGCCTTATCCGCAATTGCTGAAAAACGTATCGATTGCCAATTCCAATATTCTGGATCACAAAGACGTAAAAACCGCCATTCAAGCCGGCGAGCAAACATTGGGCAATAAAGGCCGTTTATTGATCCGAAAATCCGGAACCGAACCATTGCTGCGCGTAATGGCCGAAGGCGAAAACCAGGCCATACTGGATAAAGTCGTCGACGATATTATCGCCGCAATTAAAAAAGCGGGCTAG
- the folP gene encoding dihydropteroate synthase, with the protein MKPDSQHLKPETLLMGIVNVTPDSFYDGGQFTNLNTATQHAKQLITEGADIIDIGGESTRPGASPITVEDEINRTIPLIKALKDCGKIISIDTRHADVMQAAIDMGARMINDVSALTHDPGALDVVKNSKAEIVLMHMQGTPETMQKDPQYKNVVEDIYAYLAGRIDVCVKAGINQNKIIVDPGIGFGKTVEHNLELLRNIPRLKQLGCRVLIGVSRKSFIGKLYGDIPASERLPGSLAAAVHAVQQGADILRVHDVKETKQSLEVATALI; encoded by the coding sequence ATGAAACCTGACAGCCAACACCTGAAACCTGAAACCTTACTTATGGGCATCGTCAACGTCACGCCCGATAGTTTTTACGATGGCGGACAATTTACAAATCTGAATACTGCCACTCAGCACGCCAAACAATTAATTACGGAAGGCGCCGATATTATCGATATTGGCGGCGAATCAACGCGCCCGGGTGCAAGCCCGATTACGGTCGAAGACGAAATCAACCGCACGATTCCGTTGATCAAAGCCTTAAAAGACTGCGGGAAAATTATATCCATCGACACGCGCCATGCCGATGTGATGCAAGCCGCCATCGATATGGGCGCGCGGATGATCAATGATGTCAGCGCCCTGACCCACGATCCTGGCGCGTTGGATGTTGTAAAAAATTCCAAGGCGGAAATCGTATTAATGCATATGCAGGGTACGCCGGAAACCATGCAAAAAGACCCGCAATATAAAAATGTTGTCGAAGATATTTATGCGTATTTGGCTGGACGCATCGACGTTTGCGTGAAAGCTGGAATCAATCAAAACAAAATCATTGTCGATCCCGGCATTGGATTCGGCAAAACGGTCGAGCATAATCTGGAACTACTGCGCAATATTCCACGCCTAAAACAATTGGGATGCCGCGTGTTGATCGGCGTTTCGCGCAAATCCTTCATCGGCAAATTATATGGCGATATCCCCGCATCGGAACGCCTGCCTGGCTCCCTGGCCGCAGCCGTTCACGCCGTACAACAAGGCGCGGATATACTACGAGTACATGATGTGAAGGAAACCAAACAATCTTTGGAAGTTGCAACAGCGCTTATCTAG